Proteins from a genomic interval of Shewanella seohaensis:
- a CDS encoding cysteine-rich CWC family protein encodes MQKPLLFLRYHSDTIRITVPKHLPESHLDTAQICPLCQGANQCAMTLGADISDCWCAKQAFPKLTQLLSGDLAAGLSTGDTTGLSADKLAKLLSQPATACICETCLSRIKRELTVSASEDKNSPSGLVDGLGYEVK; translated from the coding sequence ATGCAAAAACCATTATTATTTCTGCGTTATCACTCCGATACCATAAGGATTACCGTGCCTAAGCACTTACCAGAATCTCATTTAGATACAGCGCAAATTTGCCCTTTATGCCAAGGGGCGAATCAGTGCGCAATGACTCTTGGTGCAGATATCAGTGACTGTTGGTGTGCTAAGCAGGCGTTTCCGAAGTTGACTCAATTGTTATCTGGCGATTTGGCGGCAGGCTTATCGACAGGCGATACAACGGGGCTGAGTGCCGATAAGTTAGCGAAATTATTATCGCAGCCTGCGACGGCTTGCATTTGTGAGACTTGTTTAAGCCGGATAAAGCGCGAGCTAACAGTTTCTGCTTCAGAAGATAAAAACAGCCCATCGGGATTAGTCGATGGGCTGGGATATGAGGTGAAATAG
- a CDS encoding energy transducer TonB: protein MLDGKILPLASLFALALSTSLPINASENTFSQAYSDYQTALKQGDNAQIEVSAKRAFELGEAQYAKDSVDLANLAMNWAGAIEKQVAPYPFAENNLPKTAKANELYQLALTNYKVHYGKEALELIDPLLGAAQTAVEAKDAKNDLLDAITIAEKSDNKKLIADVKMAAFNRLSNTELYTRSVRSYAFEAYETYKEILPENALDRVKATYVVGAVQYAEKHDDKAIPLLLEVVKQFEALNYSHPYALSAHAYLVELYERQGKRDESTAHCIAIGKMRPWADAQEQQPLFRTTPKYPASYVQKRKSGWVQLKFTVDEHGFVKNPEILASKGGTLFEKESIEALNKWRYAPKFENGKAVEAQSSVQLDYTIN, encoded by the coding sequence ATGTTAGACGGAAAAATATTACCCTTAGCCAGTCTATTTGCTTTAGCCTTAAGTACTTCGTTACCCATAAATGCCTCGGAAAACACATTTTCCCAAGCCTACAGTGACTACCAAACCGCACTCAAACAAGGTGATAACGCCCAAATAGAAGTCAGTGCCAAAAGGGCCTTCGAACTAGGTGAAGCTCAATATGCTAAGGACAGTGTCGACTTAGCTAACCTCGCCATGAACTGGGCTGGTGCAATAGAGAAGCAAGTCGCCCCTTACCCATTTGCAGAAAATAATTTGCCAAAAACAGCGAAGGCGAATGAGTTATATCAACTCGCTCTCACAAATTATAAAGTTCATTATGGTAAAGAAGCGCTTGAGCTTATCGATCCCTTACTTGGTGCAGCACAAACCGCCGTCGAAGCCAAAGATGCGAAAAATGATTTGCTTGATGCAATCACAATTGCTGAAAAATCCGATAACAAGAAACTGATCGCCGATGTAAAAATGGCCGCTTTTAACCGCTTATCCAATACTGAGCTATACACAAGAAGCGTAAGAAGCTATGCCTTCGAGGCCTACGAAACTTACAAAGAAATCCTGCCCGAAAATGCCCTCGACAGAGTCAAAGCTACCTATGTCGTCGGTGCCGTTCAATATGCCGAAAAGCATGATGACAAGGCGATTCCGCTGCTTTTAGAAGTAGTGAAGCAGTTTGAAGCCCTTAACTACAGCCACCCTTATGCGTTAAGCGCCCATGCTTATCTAGTCGAACTTTATGAGCGCCAAGGAAAGCGTGACGAATCGACCGCCCACTGTATCGCCATCGGCAAGATGCGCCCTTGGGCCGACGCACAGGAACAGCAACCGCTGTTTCGCACTACGCCTAAATACCCTGCATCCTATGTCCAAAAACGTAAAAGCGGCTGGGTTCAACTTAAATTTACCGTTGATGAACATGGCTTTGTGAAAAATCCTGAAATCTTAGCCTCTAAGGGTGGCACTTTATTTGAAAAAGAAAGCATCGAAGCCTTAAATAAATGGCGTTACGCACCCAAATTTGAAAATGGTAAAGCCGTAGAAGCACAAAGTAGCGTACAACTGGATTACACCATCAATTAA
- a CDS encoding hydratase: MSQTDAKTQLESIKAAAQELAQRRAKGEAGALLQEALRPKDFPLAFAIQQTIAQQFSAQDNPIAGWKCLLPTAEKTVVAPIYQHDVYVETAECPLYPSSKGLARVEPELAFEIGSDLPPRATPYSEAEIDAALGKTRLALELIKSRYQNPSEANHFDALADGLVNQGLWLGPEISTSAETGHFALSVDVAAGGQQASETLQKAAVHPNGFPKAGLYWLVNFLSAQGIGLTRGQYVITGSYAGVLDLPLNQHCQFYYGELGQFGLQFVAK; the protein is encoded by the coding sequence ATGTCACAGACAGACGCTAAAACACAGCTTGAGTCCATTAAGGCTGCAGCACAAGAACTCGCCCAGCGACGCGCCAAAGGTGAAGCGGGCGCGCTGTTGCAAGAAGCGCTAAGACCGAAAGATTTCCCCTTGGCCTTTGCCATCCAGCAGACCATTGCGCAGCAGTTTAGCGCCCAAGACAACCCGATTGCGGGGTGGAAGTGCCTACTCCCAACCGCAGAAAAAACCGTGGTAGCGCCTATCTATCAACATGATGTGTATGTCGAAACCGCCGAGTGTCCACTTTATCCTTCGAGCAAAGGGCTTGCCCGTGTCGAACCCGAGCTCGCCTTTGAAATTGGCAGCGATTTACCACCACGAGCCACGCCTTATTCGGAAGCCGAAATCGACGCCGCCCTAGGTAAAACGCGCCTCGCTTTAGAACTGATCAAAAGTCGTTATCAAAACCCAAGCGAAGCCAACCACTTCGATGCTCTCGCCGATGGTTTAGTCAATCAAGGCTTGTGGTTAGGGCCAGAAATCTCAACCTCGGCTGAAACAGGCCATTTCGCCCTGAGTGTTGACGTTGCCGCTGGCGGACAGCAAGCAAGTGAGACGCTGCAAAAAGCCGCGGTTCATCCCAACGGTTTCCCTAAAGCAGGGCTTTATTGGTTGGTCAACTTCTTATCTGCCCAAGGGATTGGCTTAACCCGTGGACAGTATGTGATCACAGGCTCATATGCGGGGGTATTAGATCTGCCGCTCAATCAGCACTGCCAATTCTACTACGGCGAGTTAGGTCAATTTGGTTTACAGTTCGTAGCTAAATAA